The Parabacteroides sp. AD58 genome includes a window with the following:
- a CDS encoding IS4 family transposase, translated as MNKNRHIIGELQEFFANNDSSKAINSISTIMNSIRIQSRVIGSIKNPNCKFTCLQVLQLLVLFPFFSIKNAANYSSSALGRMFVCHKDMFYRFMNDGNVNWRRIIYSIFRQLYSRVKRRTTLKSDIRCVIIDDTDLPKTGFKTEKIGKVFSHTQMKSILGFKAMFLCFTDGVSQFLLDFSLHGEEGKRSDKPQGLSKKQTEARYCKEHSGDERIARRSAEYFASKIETAISMLKRSIIEGVRFDYLLVDSWFTCSELLKFVVSRHFGCHLIGMIKMGKTKYETDLGNKTAPELIKIFQKSRNVKYSRSIGYYTATVSAKISGIKVSLFFYRRGKKGNWNALLTSDLKLDAKEAFRLYSRRWVIEVAHKEMKQNLKLGKNQCRDFAGQIAGISLCVLQYNILSYVKRNESYETIGGLFAEISKNSVELSVAEKIWLLIVEVINVIAEVLNCDAMVLTEQVISNDKQIKAVKQAFDRLTPAA; from the coding sequence ATGAACAAAAATAGACATATTATCGGTGAACTCCAAGAGTTTTTTGCAAACAATGACTCCAGCAAGGCAATAAACAGCATCTCAACCATTATGAACAGCATAAGAATACAAAGTAGAGTCATCGGGTCAATTAAGAATCCGAATTGCAAATTCACCTGTCTTCAGGTGTTGCAGTTGCTTGTTCTGTTCCCGTTCTTTTCAATTAAAAATGCAGCCAACTATTCGTCTTCTGCTTTGGGCAGGATGTTTGTCTGCCACAAAGATATGTTCTATCGTTTCATGAACGACGGCAACGTCAATTGGCGACGTATCATCTATTCGATTTTCAGGCAATTGTATTCACGTGTGAAACGCAGGACGACATTGAAGTCGGACATCAGGTGTGTCATCATCGATGATACAGACCTTCCAAAGACCGGATTCAAGACCGAGAAGATTGGCAAGGTATTCTCTCATACCCAAATGAAGTCTATACTTGGCTTCAAGGCAATGTTCCTCTGCTTTACGGATGGTGTATCCCAGTTTCTCCTTGACTTTTCTCTCCATGGAGAGGAGGGAAAACGAAGCGATAAGCCACAGGGGTTATCCAAGAAACAGACGGAGGCTCGCTATTGCAAGGAACACTCAGGGGATGAGCGTATTGCCAGGCGTAGCGCTGAGTATTTTGCAAGTAAGATTGAGACGGCCATCAGTATGCTCAAACGCTCAATCATAGAGGGTGTACGTTTCGATTATCTTCTTGTTGACAGCTGGTTTACCTGCTCTGAACTTTTGAAGTTCGTAGTCTCAAGGCACTTTGGATGCCACCTTATCGGAATGATAAAGATGGGCAAAACCAAGTATGAGACAGATCTTGGAAACAAGACAGCGCCTGAACTTATCAAGATTTTCCAGAAATCCAGGAACGTAAAGTATAGCCGCTCAATCGGTTACTACACAGCAACTGTATCTGCTAAAATCTCCGGCATTAAGGTCAGTCTGTTCTTTTACAGAAGAGGCAAGAAGGGCAACTGGAATGCTCTACTTACCTCTGACCTTAAACTTGATGCCAAAGAAGCCTTCAGACTTTATTCAAGAAGATGGGTTATCGAAGTGGCTCACAAAGAGATGAAGCAAAACCTGAAACTCGGAAAGAACCAGTGCAGAGACTTCGCCGGACAGATTGCAGGCATATCATTGTGCGTACTACAGTACAATATACTCAGTTATGTCAAACGCAATGAATCATACGAAACTATCGGAGGACTCTTTGCCGAAATTTCAAAGAACTCTGTCGAACTTTCAGTAGCAGAAAAAATCTGGCTGCTGATTGTAGAAGTTATAAACGTCATTGCCGAGGTACTTAACTGTGATGCAATGGTTCTGACTGAA